CAGGGGATTCAACTTCAAGCGTTGCGCCGGTTACCGGTTCATTCGTGGCGAACCGGTCGAGATAGATTTCAAGATTTTCGCCGCGGACAATCGCAACGATCTCGAACGCGTCGGAATCGGCCTCGCCGCGTGGCAGCGCACCTGCCGAGACCGGCTGCTGCTCCTCGTGGTCATGGCCCTCGTGGGCGGAAGCGGGGGTGATCGCAGCGCATAGAACTGCGGCTACTGCGAGTGCACGCAGGGCACGCCCAAAACGGGAAAGCATAGTGGTTGTCCTTCAATCTGAATTGCCGTCGCTTGCGGGCAGCACGCTGCGTGCCTCGCAAACTCATTGTCCGGTTGGATTCAGATGAAGTATTTGGGAGGCCGCCTGAGCGACTCAGGCTCGCGGTCTGGCCACATCTGTGACGGGCCAAACGCAACACGCGTTATCCTCCGGGGAAACGCGACGAACGCCATGGGACTCGGCAACCCGGTCGCGCAGCAGGCGGCGCATGCCGACAAGCAGCAGTCGCCAGTGCAATTCCGGTCCGAAGCCGGCGGCATCCCGGCCTGCTTCCACTGCGCCTGCTGCAACGATGCAGGCTTCAACGATGCAGACTTGGCCGGCCGTTCGGATTCATGAGAAGCGGCTTGAAATGCGACTTTAGATACGACCTGGCTCTGGCCGCCATGAACGGATGCCAAGTGCGGATGGTCGATATGGGCCCGGGCAGCAGACGGCGCGAACGAAAGCGCGATCAGGACGACCGCCGCTCCCAGAATTCGCATAATCTGTTGCTTCAGCATGATGGCTCTATTGTAGCACAAGCGCCCTTAGATATCGCCGGGGAGCCGGAAGTTCAAGGTCCTGGAGAGAGCCCGACCCGCGGCGTCCTCTCAACGTCTTGGAGGCTTCATGTGACGACCTTATGTCGGCAGATAAGCTCTGATCGCCGGCAGAAAGAAAATCGCGATGTTGATCGCGAATCCGAGGCTCCACAGGATCGAGCGCAGCGTCGGGCGGTTGCCGAGATAGGTGAAGACATAGGCGATCCGCACGATCAGGAAGAGCACCGCGAGCTCGTCGATCAGGTGCTGCGGCCCCAGGCGGAATTCCGCCAGCAGCACGGCGACCGCAAAGAACGGAAACGCCTCGATGCCGTTCTGATGGGCGCCGAGCGCGCGGGCACGGATCGCGTCCTCGTAGAACGCGGGATCGCGCGGCTTGGCATTGTCGAAACGGCGATGCCCGGCCCATTTGACCGAGGCGATCGTCAGCAGATAGAGCAACAGCGTTCCGAAAACGCACCATTCGGCGATCGTCATGGTTCCTCCCGCCCCCGGTAATCGTACCGAACCGACGGTTATCTTGACAAGGATGGTGCAACGCGCGAAGCCATCGAAATCATGACCGTGGTCGTCCCCATTGGAAATGCGAAGCCACCGCCGGAAGCCATGCCGGAGCGTGTCGGCGTGCTGCTGGTCAATCTGGGCACCCCCGACACCGCCGATGCCAAAGGCGTGCGTGTTTACCTGAAGGAATTCCTCTCCGACCCGCGCGTGATCGAGGATCAGGGGTTGAAGTGGAAGCTGATCCTGAACGGCATCATCCTGCGCGTGCGGCCCGGCCGCAAGGCACGCGACTATCGGAAGATCTGGAACGCCGAGAGAGACGAATCCCCGCTCAAGACGATTACGCGCGCCCAGGCCGAAAAGCTTGCGGAGGCGATTTCCGATCACGACCACGTCGTGGTCGATTGGGCGATGCGCTACGGCAACCCGTCGATCCGCTCACGCATCGATGCGCTGACCGCGCAGGGCTGCGACCGCCTGCTGGTCGTGCCTCTCTATCCGCAATATTCCGCGGCGACCACGGCAACTGTCAGCGACGAAGCATTTCGGGTGCTGGCCGGGATGCGCGCGCAGCCGACGCTGCGGGTAACGCCACCCTATTACGACGATCCCGATTACATCGAGGCGCTCGCGGTTTCCATCAACGCGCACCTCGCGACGTTGCCGTTTCAGCCCGAGCTGATCGTGGCGTCGTTTCACGGCATGCCGCAGAAATATGTCGACAAGGGCGATCCCTATTACGCCCAGTGCGTTGCAACAACCGATGCGCTGCGCAAGCGCCTGAGCCTTGATGCCGCAAAACTGATCCTTACATTTCAATCGCGCTTCGGCTTTGACGCGTGGCTGCAGCCCTATACGGACAAGACCATCGAAAAGCTTGCGAAAGATGGGGTAAAGCGTATTGCCGTCGTGACCCCCGGCTTCTCGGCCGATTGCCTGGAGACGCTGGAAGAGATCGCGCAGGAAAACGCAGAAATCTTCAAGCACAATGGCGGCGAGCAATTTTCCGCCATTCCCTGCCTCAACGACAGCGACCCCGGCATGGACGTGATCCGTCAGCTCGTTTTGCGCGAGCTGCAAGGCTGGATATAGCGGCCGGAATTAACCGCAAAAAATAATTGGATAAGCCGGCGGCGGTTCGGATCCGCGAACATCTGGTGGCCGGCAAAACGTTCCCCAGCTATATAACCATGAGTTGAGAACGGCCGGCGTGAACCGGCGCCGCTGCGTTGCAGACCTATGGACGACCGCGCCCGGCAACGCACCTTG
This portion of the Bradyrhizobium sp. AZCC 2262 genome encodes:
- the hemH gene encoding ferrochelatase — protein: MTVVVPIGNAKPPPEAMPERVGVLLVNLGTPDTADAKGVRVYLKEFLSDPRVIEDQGLKWKLILNGIILRVRPGRKARDYRKIWNAERDESPLKTITRAQAEKLAEAISDHDHVVVDWAMRYGNPSIRSRIDALTAQGCDRLLVVPLYPQYSAATTATVSDEAFRVLAGMRAQPTLRVTPPYYDDPDYIEALAVSINAHLATLPFQPELIVASFHGMPQKYVDKGDPYYAQCVATTDALRKRLSLDAAKLILTFQSRFGFDAWLQPYTDKTIEKLAKDGVKRIAVVTPGFSADCLETLEEIAQENAEIFKHNGGEQFSAIPCLNDSDPGMDVIRQLVLRELQGWI
- a CDS encoding MAPEG family protein; translated protein: MTIAEWCVFGTLLLYLLTIASVKWAGHRRFDNAKPRDPAFYEDAIRARALGAHQNGIEAFPFFAVAVLLAEFRLGPQHLIDELAVLFLIVRIAYVFTYLGNRPTLRSILWSLGFAINIAIFFLPAIRAYLPT